From a single Girardinichthys multiradiatus isolate DD_20200921_A chromosome 17, DD_fGirMul_XY1, whole genome shotgun sequence genomic region:
- the LOC124883013 gene encoding apoptosis facilitator Bcl-2-like protein 14: MENGQVENHVPKTISGTKHLDSNLNIDTKHMDDTVEFRLMMAYAQRRRPKKEANTHKVNGLAMTDGEDAHQTPSETAGKTEKMEGGKKKRKKTIWRHLKPILGCVKPQIEETEPTMTAENHEDPNNRCLAPLNDQDSVKDEDWMEAVADRVIGIVNEIQLTSQLETDCVSQSTSTLNTDAETPLTSEKDNLEKVIGLLLRDSGDRLNEEFNLARIAVDLFLDYNFFTRLLNTFLVRIGFRSPDPDALGPQAANKTQIAATCEITSRLCSVEALPGNQLLQHGARYLQDYYSSWAQQQGGYEEVFQDEEEVD, from the exons ATGGAGAACGGACAAGTGGAAAACCACGTCCCCAAAACCATCAGCGGTACCAAGCACTTGGACTCTAATTTGAACATTGACACAAAGCACATGGACGACACGGTGGAGTTCAGACTGATGATGGCCTACGCTCAGAGGAGAAGGCCAAAGAAGGAGGCTAACACGCACAAAGTAAACGGCCTGGCTATGACAGATGGCGAGGATGCACACCAAACCCCGTCTGAGACAGCTGGAAAGACTGAAAAAATGGAGGggggaaagaaaaagagaaagaaaacaatatgGAGGCATCTAAAACCAATCTTAGGATGTGTTAAGCCTCAAATAGAAGAGACAGAACCAACAATGACAGCTGAGAACCACGAGGATCCCAACAATCGATGCTTGGCTCCTCTTAATGATCAAG ATTCAGTTAAAGATGAGGATTGGATGGAGGCAGTGGCGGACCGAGTGATCGGGATTGTCAACGAAATTCAGCTTACTTCACAACTGGAGACAGATTGCGTAAGCCAGAGTACTTCAACTCTGAATACAGATGCTGAGACTCCGCTTACTTCAGAAAAGG ATAATTTGGAGAAGGTGATTGGTCTGCTGCTGAGGGACAGTGGAGACAGGCTGAATGAGGAG TTTAACCTTGCCCGCATAGCTGTAGATCTTTTCTTGGACTACAACTTCTTCACGAGGCTTCTCAACACCTTCCTTGTAAGGataggcttcaggagtccagacCCTGATGCCTTGGGACCCCAAGCAGCGAACAAAACCCAGATCGCTGCCACCTGTGAG ATAACGAGTCGTCTTTGCTCTGTGGAGGCGCTGCCTGGAAACCAGTTACTGCAACACGGAGCTCGGTATCTGCAGGATTATTATTCCTCGTGGGCTCAGCAGCAGGGCGGATAC GAGGAAGTCTTTCAGGACGAAGAGGAAGTTGACTGA